The nucleotide sequence GTGATTTCTACGCGGTGTCCACCGAGTTCGACCCCGAGACGGCCGGCCCGTGGGTGCGCAAGAACGTGCTGGACAAGCTCCCGTCCCCGTCCGACCCGAGCTGGCGGAGCCGGTCCCGTATCCGGGACGAGCTGTTCGAATTCCTCAGCGCCCCCGGACTGCCGATCGAGTTGTGGGCCTGGTACGCCGCCTACGACCACGTCGTGCTCGGGCAGCTGTGGGGTGCGATGCCGGCGATGCCGGCGGCGATGCCGAAACTG is from Nakamurella sp. PAMC28650 and encodes:
- a CDS encoding polyadenylate-specific 3'-exoribonuclease AS gives rise to the protein MVRAQPAGPVARYFYDCEFIEDGRTIELISIGVVAEDGRDFYAVSTEFDPETAGPWVRKNVLDKLPSPSDPSWRSRSRIRDELFEFLSAPGLPIELWAWYAAYDHVVLGQLWGAMPAMPAAMPKLTHEIRQHWEVAGSPAIPEPGRDRHHALADAKLGFARWQAAQDALSAG